The Thermoclostridium stercorarium subsp. stercorarium DSM 8532 genome contains a region encoding:
- a CDS encoding secondary thiamine-phosphate synthase enzyme YjbQ codes for MKSFRKELVIHTPTRRAFVNITPEVEKCVRESGIKEGLCLVNAMNITSSVFINDDEPGLHMDFERWLEKLAPEKPYNQYAHNGYEDNADAHLKRTIMGREVVVAVTDGKLDFGTWEQIFYGEFDGKRDKRVLIKIIGE; via the coding sequence ATGAAATCCTTCAGAAAAGAGCTGGTAATCCATACTCCTACTAGAAGGGCGTTTGTCAATATTACCCCGGAAGTTGAAAAATGTGTAAGGGAAAGCGGAATTAAGGAAGGGCTTTGCCTTGTAAATGCAATGAATATAACTTCAAGCGTTTTTATTAATGATGACGAACCGGGCCTTCACATGGATTTTGAAAGATGGCTGGAAAAGCTTGCTCCCGAAAAGCCTTACAACCAGTATGCGCATAACGGCTATGAGGACAACGCCGATGCCCATTTGAAAAGAACGATTATGGGCCGGGAGGTGGTTGTGGCCGTGACCGACGGAAAGCTTGATTTTGGAACGTGGGAGCAGATATTTTACGGCGAGTTTGACGGGAAAAGGGACAAAAGGGTACTGATAAAGATAATAGGGGAATAG